The nucleotide sequence AACTTTTCATGCAACTGGCTTAGAGTGGCAGAACCACCCGTACGGCTGAGATATTTAGCAATGCCAATTAACTGCTGCCAAATCTGAGTCGGGGCAACCAAGCTGGGTGATGGATAAGCGATCGCCAACCGTTGCCCTTCTTGCACTGCTCGACGAAACCAGGCTTGCAACTCTGCCCAATTAGTTGGGCATTGAGTCATGAGCAATACATCTGTATCTGGTGTAGTGGGCTTAAGATCCTCTCGCCAGTCCACCAGCCAATCTGCGGGCTGTGGAATTTCGCTTAGTAACGCTGCGTTGCTGGCAGGCAACACCTCTAACAAACGGACTTCATAGTGTGGGGTCTGTCCACGTCGTCGGTTTTCGTAGGTATTGAAGTCTAGCTCTACAACAACGTCACAGCGCCCGGAAGGAAGTTCTTCTTTGTAGTGCCCCCACCAAACTCCTGGAAAACAAATGGAAGTAGAGTCATCGCGTAGCACAAACTCTGTTTTAATGTACTGGACTTTCCTACCTTGCCAGTCTTGGCTGTTACGGTGCCAAGCCCGCTCAAACCAACAATTCTGCATCAGGAGCTTGGGAACAGGATTACCCATCCCACAAGGTTCCAGCAGCTTAAGTTCGCGGAATAAAGTCTTGCCCAACTCTGCTACTGTAACCACGAGGTCTGCTTGATTGGCAGAAGCTGGAGAAGTAATGCCACAGTTTTGCTGGCGTAGTTGACGATTGACAGCTTCAGTAAATAGGGGAAGGTTAGCCACTGGCAGACTCAAGCCCGCCGCAAAGGGATGTCCCCCAAAGCTATGGAGTAAGTGAGCTTGATCTTGTACTAGCTGGTAGAGATCAATTTGATTTACCGATCGCGCCGAGCCTCTAGCCAAAGCTGAAGACTGCGATCGCCCCTCCGTAATTGAGCTGGGTGTCACCAAATCAAGATCTAGCGAATCAGCATTGAGCAGAATTGTGGGGCGACCGTATTCTTGAGCGATTTGCCCAGCGACCAGGCCCAAAATTCCAACGGGCCATTGAGTATCGACCAAGACAATCACACTCGTTGTTGACAAGTCCAACTGAGACAATCTGTCTTTGACTTGGTAAGTAACTTCCCGCTGTAGAGCTTTGCGCCGCATATTGGCTAGCTCGGTTTCCTCAGCCAACTGCTGACAACGCTGCTCGTCCCGACTAGTGAGCAATTCTACACAAAAATGGGCATCTCCTTGAATCCGGCTAACGGCATTGATGCGAGGACCAAGCCCAAAGGAGATATCAGTGGGGCGATCGCCACTTTTCTTACACAGCTCTAGTAAACGCGCGATCCCAGGCCGAGCAGGCTTTACTCCAGCCTCATGGTTGATCAGGTGCTGCTGTAGCTGCTCAATGCCTTGCTGAGCGAGGTAACGGCAATCTCCGGTGAGCTGGACTAAATCAGCAATTAAGCCAATCGCCACCAAATCTAGTAGATGCGT is from Trichocoleus sp. FACHB-46 and encodes:
- the recJ gene encoding single-stranded-DNA-specific exonuclease RecJ; the encoded protein is MQISSVGASQAMAKTPAWFVQAVQQQAVGLPGHYAAQLLWQRGIRDPEKLAGFLHPQFYQPTSPFEFGQEMQWAVGRLQQARNQDEVVAIWGDFDADGITATAVLWDGLGQFFSQGDRLIYYIPNRLIESHGLSPQGLDRLAAQGCQLVVTCDTGSTNLAEIRYAQTLGMDVIVTDHHTLPSERPAVTAIINPRYLLPTHPLAHLSGVAIAYKLVEALYQTWPEVPQQSLTHLLDLVAIGLIADLVQLTGDCRYLAQQGIEQLQQHLINHEAGVKPARPGIARLLELCKKSGDRPTDISFGLGPRINAVSRIQGDAHFCVELLTSRDEQRCQQLAEETELANMRRKALQREVTYQVKDRLSQLDLSTTSVIVLVDTQWPVGILGLVAGQIAQEYGRPTILLNADSLDLDLVTPSSITEGRSQSSALARGSARSVNQIDLYQLVQDQAHLLHSFGGHPFAAGLSLPVANLPLFTEAVNRQLRQQNCGITSPASANQADLVVTVAELGKTLFRELKLLEPCGMGNPVPKLLMQNCWFERAWHRNSQDWQGRKVQYIKTEFVLRDDSTSICFPGVWWGHYKEELPSGRCDVVVELDFNTYENRRRGQTPHYEVRLLEVLPASNAALLSEIPQPADWLVDWREDLKPTTPDTDVLLMTQCPTNWAELQAWFRRAVQEGQRLAIAYPSPSLVAPTQIWQQLIGIAKYLSRTGGSATLSQLHEKLGIGDRPLQLGFQALHLLGFAVTHSDQGFRVEYQAKVDLTSVEMQLTEVVQQFLGVVQEEQFRRQYFYQVSLSTLQAVAHQTILLQAHRSPQPQLTE